The Lytechinus pictus isolate F3 Inbred chromosome 5, Lp3.0, whole genome shotgun sequence DNA segment ataaaatttctaaattatGATGCCaactcaacaaatacccccaacactgccaaagttcattgacctaaatggcctttgaccttggtcttgtgatctgaaatgcgcacaggacgttcagggatacatggtcgctcttacatgtatgtccaaatttcataaaCTGCTGAGATCCATAAATGATTTTGGGCGGAATGTCTAGTATCAAACACAATGGGTCGTATGACAAATACCGgtaatgatttcaaatattttggtgCAGAAGCATTCCAAATTTTGTACACTAGAATACTTTGTTGGTGTTTAATCCTAATGTTGTAAGTTAGAGCAAAAGTCGGATCGGAAATCGGATCAGAAGTTTTGCTCCTAAAATTGAAATCAGATTGAAAATCGGATCggaagatattaaaaaaaaacttttacaggaaaattctaattatgaaactttctttcaaagataagtatgatttataataatatagcaGAGAACTCAACGGTTAGGAATGACAAAGTTTTTATTTCCGTTTTTTCGCCATGACTGCGACCAATCGGTAGATCCAAGATATTTATGATGTTCTTCTCCATTACTCTCTTCCAGCTGCAGCTCAAGTCAGGGGATACTCTGCCAAAGTAGAAGAAACAGATGAACAGTTTGATGCCAGGTGGGAGGCATACTTCAACCGACCTGACATCGATGACTGGGAACTCAGACGGGGACTCAATGAACTCCACGGTCATGACCTGGTGCCTGAACCTAAGATCGTGGTAGCAGCACTGAAAGCGTGCCGTAGGCTCAATGACGTTGCAATGTCCATCAGAGTTCTTGAAGCAATAAAGGTTTGTCCACTATGGTTT contains these protein-coding regions:
- the LOC129262454 gene encoding cytochrome c oxidase subunit 5A, mitochondrial-like; amino-acid sequence: MFRQVVTRVAGAVRSTVIPRNLQQPLAAAQVRGYSAKVEETDEQFDARWEAYFNRPDIDDWELRRGLNELHGHDLVPEPKIVVAALKACRRLNDVAMSIRVLEAIKDKAGSHKNIYPYVLQEIRPTLEELGISTPEELGFDNPEPGKNL